A genome region from Nitrosopumilus oxyclinae includes the following:
- a CDS encoding creatininase family protein, with the protein MVDIKSQFDPNLRKLISNKKQVAVIPVGSIEQHGPHLPVSTDSDIVTEVAKKISEKYGYLLLPTLNYGVSYEHAPFFNLSIRESTLRTILTDLCTSLLSNNIKTIFIINGHHGNLKPIKNLDVKLKKITKNKLKVFPLSYWYFMEREFDHAGFVETSLMLAISKNVKMNLAKKGLDTEGMTKQEIKKLGRLANQSFPKATKNGIWGDPRKATKRDGQVILAKIVKNLGKKCQTCLTGRSS; encoded by the coding sequence ATGGTAGATATCAAATCACAGTTTGATCCTAATTTAAGGAAATTAATTTCAAATAAAAAGCAAGTTGCAGTTATTCCAGTAGGCTCAATTGAGCAACATGGACCACACTTACCAGTATCAACTGATTCAGATATTGTAACTGAAGTTGCAAAAAAGATCTCAGAAAAATATGGATATCTATTACTACCTACACTAAACTATGGAGTTTCGTATGAGCATGCACCATTTTTTAATCTGAGTATAAGAGAATCAACTTTACGAACTATTCTAACTGATTTGTGCACATCGTTATTATCAAATAACATCAAAACTATTTTCATAATTAATGGTCATCATGGAAATCTAAAACCAATAAAAAATCTAGATGTCAAACTAAAGAAAATTACAAAAAATAAACTCAAAGTATTCCCACTCTCTTACTGGTATTTTATGGAAAGAGAGTTTGACCACGCAGGATTTGTTGAAACGTCACTAATGCTGGCAATTTCAAAAAATGTCAAAATGAACTTGGCAAAAAAAGGATTAGATACAGAAGGAATGACAAAACAAGAAATCAAAAAACTTGGAAGACTAGCAAATCAATCATTTCCCAAAGCTACCAAAAACGGAATATGGGGTGATCCTAGAAAAGCTACAAAGAGAGACGGACAAGTGATTTTAGCTAAAATCGTTAAAAATCTCGGAAAAAAGTGTCAAACTTGCCTTACTGGGCGAAGCTCATAG